The Paenibacillus wynnii DNA window CTGCCGTTGCATCGCCTTCTCCGCTCGTTGCATGGCAAGAGGCCTCAATGCCTCCTATATCCAGCCGGTCCAAAATATCGGCGAGCCGCTTCTTCATTTCTTCCCGTCCAGAAGTGGGATTATAAATCAATCTCGCAGTTTTCATTTACCGGAACGCCACCTGTTTTTTTATATTAATAACCTAACTGATTATAACCAATTCCAGACCCTACAATCAATGTTGGCGGCAAAAGAGTACGAATATATCTCAGCAGCAGTAAGCAACCCCGCCTCAACTAATCTCAAAATCGTCTAAAACACTATACATATGTGTATGCAGGAGCGGCTATAAAAACCACTATGGACGCCATCACTTTAGGTGAAAGCTGCGTCTATTCCTAACCCCGTATACGTTCCAACAGAATTTCCACCTGTCTCTCGATCCAGTGCGGAAGCAGCGGGTGAGGCAGTAAAGTGCGACCGGAATATCGGTAGGTCAGCCCTTCAAGCTTCTCAGGGATCACAACCTTGGTGAAGTATCCCTCACTCAGGAAGAGCGGTGCAAGCAGTACATCGTGACCCTGTTCCCGCCAATACTCCACCTTGCTCCGCACATTGTCCGGGTTCAGCAGAGCGTAATCGGCCGCAGCAACACCGCTCACCTCACGTACACGCTTGGCTAGCGATGTAATACCTGCCTGCCAGCGCTGGCGGAACCCGTCGTGAATACTTCCGTGTCCAACCAGTAAGATGGTCTCCTTCGCCGGGTCTTCGGACACCTCACGAAGCTTGTCCCATACCATAATAGCAATATCCGGGTCATCATCCACTGGATAGCCGTAATGAACTCGTGCTTTGACCGTGAAAAGCTCCAAATCCGTCTCCCGCTCCGGTTCCGGCTTAGCCCCCAGAGCATACTCTATCTCATCGACATGCGTGCTCCCGGAAGACACAAACAAGGGGATCACCATAATGTCTGTGACCCCTGCTTGTTCCAACTTATCCACTCCGTCTTGAATCAATCGACCTTCTACCAGCTCTAAAAAAGAAATAGCCACGGGAATCTCTTCCCGCAGCGTTAAGCTGCTTACGGCTTCCTCTACAATCGTGACCCAAGCTGTATCCCTGGAGCCATGACTAATAATGAGTATGCCCGGCTTCATTCTATCGTCCCAACCGTTCAAGTGTTAGTTTGTAACCGTCATTGCCATAGTTCAGGCAACGTTTCACGCGTGAAATGGTAGCCGTACTTGCTCCTGTTTCAGCTTCAATTTGGTTATAGGTGGACCCTTTACCCAGCATACGTGCAACTTCAAGACGCTGCGAGAGTGATTGGATCTCATTAACGGTACATAGATCATCGAAGAACACATAACATTCTTCCATATTTTTCAAAGTTAGAATAGCCTCAAATAATTGATCGATACTTTTATCATTCAGCTTCTTAAGCTGCATAAATAATCATCCCCTAAAAGTTCTGTCAGCATTAGCATCTCTCATTAAGCTTCGTACAAAACTGCTTTTTGGAAG harbors:
- a CDS encoding sirohydrochlorin chelatase, coding for MKPGILIISHGSRDTAWVTIVEEAVSSLTLREEIPVAISFLELVEGRLIQDGVDKLEQAGVTDIMVIPLFVSSGSTHVDEIEYALGAKPEPERETDLELFTVKARVHYGYPVDDDPDIAIMVWDKLREVSEDPAKETILLVGHGSIHDGFRQRWQAGITSLAKRVREVSGVAAADYALLNPDNVRSKVEYWREQGHDVLLAPLFLSEGYFTKVVIPEKLEGLTYRYSGRTLLPHPLLPHWIERQVEILLERIRG
- a CDS encoding YerC/YecD family TrpR-related protein; amino-acid sequence: MQLKKLNDKSIDQLFEAILTLKNMEECYVFFDDLCTVNEIQSLSQRLEVARMLGKGSTYNQIEAETGASTATISRVKRCLNYGNDGYKLTLERLGR